The following are encoded together in the Verrucomicrobiia bacterium genome:
- a CDS encoding fibronectin type III domain-containing protein, which translates to MSAMVRVCERLALAGLTVWCAVVAWGQSSYGPAGPEYAPVGALAGDQVMPAVALGGNGGYLVWQDNMTDGQDTAIVAQRLGPGAVGIYGSFRVNQQGAREQSRPRVALLKDGGAVVVWQGNQSGSWDVYATFIATNGTLITSDVLVNTTTAADQINPAVAVLADGNVVITWGSFDQDGSYQGVYARRFSPTGAPLGGEFKVSTSSYLNQRTPAVAALTGGNFVVVWVSEHQTSGDNVRAGIFGQLFTAQGVPVGGEVALSTTTNICANPAIAPLANGGYIVVWGQRSAQLRDADFYAPENSWDVFGLTFNALGKAVQRNPFRINTFTYGDQYVPSVATVGDEALVVWTSLGQDGSREGVYGQFVGAAGALLGGEIRFNDLTLNQQLHPVAASNGRDQFLVVWTTYVNLSTSFDLRARRYDAVQAPLVAPPAPYITALSQSRLSVAWPALEGMPVTAYELYVDGSTTPVVVTSNLYTLINLAPASQHTVRLAYRLADGRVSPPSTLATGVTWGADENYDGLPDDWQARYWGPNPAAWPGGQVDSDGDGVSNLQEFLAGTDPRDPQSVLKLSISSSPQGYRLNWNTQPGQVYQVQMADRLGAWSDYGAPRLAATNTDSVAVSGPGSSAFYRVLRLR; encoded by the coding sequence ATGTCAGCAATGGTACGCGTGTGTGAAAGGCTCGCACTGGCGGGCCTGACGGTGTGGTGTGCCGTCGTGGCCTGGGGCCAAAGTTCCTATGGGCCGGCAGGACCGGAGTACGCTCCGGTGGGTGCGCTGGCGGGCGACCAGGTGATGCCCGCGGTGGCGCTGGGAGGCAACGGCGGCTATCTGGTCTGGCAGGACAACATGACCGATGGCCAGGACACGGCCATCGTGGCGCAACGCCTGGGGCCGGGCGCCGTGGGTATTTACGGTTCTTTTCGCGTGAATCAACAGGGGGCGCGGGAGCAAAGCCGGCCGCGGGTGGCGCTGTTGAAGGACGGCGGGGCGGTGGTGGTATGGCAGGGCAACCAGAGCGGCTCGTGGGATGTGTATGCCACTTTTATTGCCACCAATGGCACGTTGATTACCAGCGATGTGCTGGTGAACACCACCACGGCGGCGGATCAAATCAATCCGGCGGTGGCGGTGCTGGCTGATGGGAATGTGGTCATTACCTGGGGCAGTTTTGATCAGGATGGCAGTTACCAGGGCGTTTATGCCCGGCGTTTCAGCCCCACTGGCGCGCCCCTGGGGGGCGAATTCAAGGTGAGCACCAGCTCTTACCTGAATCAGCGCACCCCGGCGGTGGCGGCTCTGACGGGCGGCAATTTTGTGGTGGTCTGGGTTTCCGAGCACCAGACTTCGGGCGACAACGTGCGGGCGGGCATTTTTGGGCAGCTTTTCACGGCTCAAGGCGTGCCGGTGGGCGGGGAGGTGGCTCTCAGCACCACGACCAACATCTGCGCCAATCCGGCCATTGCGCCGCTGGCCAATGGCGGTTACATCGTCGTGTGGGGGCAGCGCTCGGCCCAATTACGGGATGCCGATTTTTACGCGCCGGAGAACAGTTGGGACGTGTTTGGGCTGACCTTTAACGCGCTGGGCAAGGCCGTGCAGCGCAATCCCTTCCGCATCAACACCTTCACCTACGGAGATCAATACGTGCCTTCGGTGGCCACGGTGGGGGATGAGGCGCTGGTGGTCTGGACGAGTTTGGGGCAGGACGGCTCGCGCGAGGGGGTTTATGGGCAGTTTGTGGGGGCGGCGGGGGCGTTGTTGGGCGGAGAAATCCGGTTCAATGACTTGACGCTCAATCAGCAGTTGCATCCGGTGGCGGCGAGCAACGGGCGGGATCAGTTTCTGGTGGTCTGGACCACCTATGTGAACCTGAGCACGAGCTTTGATTTGCGGGCGCGGCGGTATGATGCGGTGCAGGCGCCGCTGGTGGCGCCGCCGGCGCCATACATTACGGCGCTGAGCCAGAGCCGGTTGAGTGTGGCCTGGCCGGCCCTTGAAGGCATGCCGGTGACCGCGTATGAGCTGTATGTGGACGGGTCCACCACGCCCGTGGTGGTGACCAGCAACCTGTACACGCTCATCAACCTGGCGCCGGCCAGCCAGCACACCGTGCGGCTGGCGTACCGGCTGGCCGATGGGCGGGTTTCCCCGCCGTCCACCCTGGCCACCGGGGTGACGTGGGGGGCGGATGAGAATTATGATGGATTGCCGGATGACTGGCAGGCCCGGTACTGGGGGCCGAATCCGGCCGCCTGGCCCGGGGGGCAGGTGGACAGCGATGGGGATGGGGTATCGAATTTGCAGGAATTTTTGGCCGGCACGGATCCGCGGGATCCGCAGAGCGTGCTCAAACTGAGCATCAGCTCCTCGCCGCAGGGGTACCGGCTGAATTGGAACACGCAGCCCGGCCAGGTGTATCAGGTGCAGATGGCGGATCGTCTGGGGGCGTGGAGTGACTATGGCGCGCCAAGGCTGGCGGCCACGAATACGGACTCGGTGGCGGTTTCGGGGCCGGGATCGAGCGCGTTTTACCGGGTGTTGCGGCTGCGTTGA
- a CDS encoding 5'-3' exonuclease, whose product MLPKHKRLLLVDGHAFAYRAFHAIRHLSAPDGTPTNAIFGFIKTLGKLQSQWQPEFFQVAWDGGMAAERLEALPEYKAQRPPMPEPLSRQMEGIQQWLEASGLSSFCQEGVEADDWIATAARQAVEQGAAVIIASPDKDFMQLVGPQVALWNPNDEAETLWTPERVVEKTGVQPAQVVDWLSLIGDSVDNIGGVVGVGPKTAAKLLQQFGTINAIYEHLNDLNNDTLRAALRAAEAVVRRNQRLIRLNDRLPGRVELEALRPGRRDVRRLRELYARWGFHSLLRELGAGGQAQGELF is encoded by the coding sequence ATGTTGCCCAAACACAAACGCCTGTTGCTGGTGGATGGCCATGCTTTTGCCTACCGCGCCTTTCACGCCATCCGCCATCTGAGCGCGCCGGATGGCACGCCCACCAACGCCATTTTTGGCTTCATCAAAACCTTGGGCAAGCTCCAGTCCCAATGGCAGCCGGAATTTTTTCAGGTGGCCTGGGATGGCGGCATGGCGGCCGAGCGGTTGGAGGCGCTGCCGGAGTACAAGGCCCAGCGCCCGCCGATGCCCGAGCCGTTGAGCCGGCAGATGGAGGGCATCCAACAGTGGCTGGAGGCCTCCGGCTTGTCGAGCTTCTGCCAGGAGGGTGTGGAGGCGGATGATTGGATAGCCACCGCGGCGCGGCAGGCGGTGGAGCAGGGGGCGGCGGTCATCATTGCCAGCCCGGACAAGGACTTCATGCAACTGGTTGGCCCCCAGGTGGCGCTGTGGAATCCCAATGATGAGGCGGAGACCTTGTGGACGCCGGAGCGGGTGGTGGAAAAGACGGGGGTGCAACCGGCCCAAGTGGTGGACTGGCTGAGCCTGATAGGGGACAGCGTGGACAACATCGGGGGTGTGGTGGGGGTGGGGCCGAAGACTGCTGCCAAATTATTGCAGCAATTTGGCACGATAAATGCGATTTACGAGCACCTGAACGACCTGAACAACGACACCCTGCGCGCGGCCCTGCGGGCGGCCGAGGCGGTGGTGCGCCGTAATCAACGGCTGATCCGGCTTAATGACCGGCTGCCGGGGCGGGTGGAATTGGAAGCCCTGCGGCCCGGGCGGCGGGATGTGCGCCGCCTGCGTGAACTTTACGCGCGCTGGGGCTTCCATTCGCTTCTGCGGGAGCTGGGGGCAGGCGGGCAGGCGCAGGGGGAGCTGTTTTGA